CTGGAAGCCTTGTCCCTGGAACTGTGGTTCGCTTTCGCCGGCACCATCGCACGGGGGGCCCTGCCGCATTTCGCGCTGGCGGATGTGGTTTCGGGGCGTTATGTACAAACGCTGTTCCACCTCATGGTGAAATCGCAGTGACACGTCGCAGTTTTTCATCACCTCAAGACAATGAGACAGGTGCATCAATATGAATGATACGATAAAGGGGATCATCGCGCAGTTCGTGGAGGCAACGACATCGGTCCTGCAGACCATGGCCATGACGGAGGCCAAGGCAGGAACGCCCTTTGTGAAGCAGGATGCCAGCGCAAAGGGAGACATTACGGGCGTCATTGGCTTTTCCAACCCCAAGGGCAAAAGCAGGGGGACGATGTCGCTGACGTTCACGGCCGCAACTGCACTGGGTATCGTCAGCGCGATGATCTATGAGGAGCAGACCGAGATCAACGATGCGGTGACCGACGCCGTCGGGGAACTGACCAACATGATCTCCGGACAGGCGCGCAAGGGCCTTGTGGGCATGGGCATGATTTTCGAAGGCGCCATCCCTTCGGTCATCACCGGCTCCGGTCACATCATCCGCCACGTTTCCACGAGCGCCGTACTGGCCATACCATTTGAAACGCAGTACGGACCGATGATGGTGGAGGTCTGCTTCAGCTGAGGCCCCTTTTTGTCAGTTGCGCGATCAATAATCTTTTACTATCCGAAAAAATCCCGGGAGGGGTTTTATTCATTCGTGAGAGGAGAAGATATGAAGCGCAGGGTATATTTCATCGAGGGAGACGGGATAGGAAAGGAAGTATGGGCCGCCGGCCGCCCGGTTCTGGACAGGGCGGTGGAGGTTGCCTATGGCGACGGACGCGGATTCGAGTGGGTGGAACTGCTGGCGGGCAAGAAGGCCTTTGCCGAAACGGGCTCCTACCTGCCCGAATCGACGCTCGAAGCCCTCAAGGGTGCCGACCTGGCCATGAAGGGGCCCCTGGAGACCCCGGTGGGCAAAGGGTTTCGCAGCCTGAACGTGACGCTCAGGCAGACGCTCGACCTCTTCGCCTGCATCCGTCCAATCCAGTATTTCAAGGGCATTGAAAGCCCGGTCAAGCACCCCGAGCGGGTGGACATGGTCGTGTTCCGCGAGAACACCGAGGACGTCTACGCGGGCATCGAGTGGCAGGCGGGCAGCCCCGAGGCCAAGCGGCTCAT
The Desulfomicrobium escambiense DSM 10707 genome window above contains:
- a CDS encoding chemotaxis protein CheX → MNDTIKGIIAQFVEATTSVLQTMAMTEAKAGTPFVKQDASAKGDITGVIGFSNPKGKSRGTMSLTFTAATALGIVSAMIYEEQTEINDAVTDAVGELTNMISGQARKGLVGMGMIFEGAIPSVITGSGHIIRHVSTSAVLAIPFETQYGPMMVEVCFS